One segment of Saprospiraceae bacterium DNA contains the following:
- a CDS encoding phosphoenolpyruvate carboxylase: protein MNVDTPSGLLFHTYNSLFLSLPFKGIQQTGTHLALFAAHCKEKFEAGESPVVIVESFWESFPKEASAENGLMALLLSFVQYAERQVVLFDSVEDALFAQTHDMGGVGSLKHLFTRLDSVHSKQKLLDKIRSYSLRFVLTAHPTQFYPGKVLGIINDLGKEIQSQDLERIRLMLIQLGKTSFLNREKPTPYDEAISLGWYLENVLYSTLPDVLFRLLKGLGQDVLTFENPQLLALGFWPGGDRDGNPYVTADITDLVAQRLREGTLRCYYRDIRQLRRRLTFRSVEDFITTAERKIYNTLYKPNSEEGAFYPNCDALLSELAQASAALENDPDSDKLGDFKDRLDRFTLKVRVFGFHFASLDIRQDSRKHGEVWHTIMKTKNTRDADEYQSGDEPTKINRLLTAQYHLDENDFADSFVKETIRSFRVIGTIQARNGELGCHRYIISNCQSALNVIEVLALAKLILRPHVHDPVPLDVVPLFETIDDLKVCDEIMRTLYSNQHYASHLAARGNIQHIMLGFSDGTKDGGYLRANWSIYRAKKSLTQVSREFGITAIFFDGRGGPPGRGGGNNASYYAAQGTDIENQAIHVTIQGQTVSSTYGTRASAAYNIERLLTAGLENHLFPNAERVLDEDARQLLDELADEAYKAYLKLKKHPEFVAYLENMTPLKWYGDTNIASRPTKRKEEGHLKLEDLRAIPFVGAWAQMKQNVPGYHGVGAAIRQLMESKKDEVHQLYQRSLFFRTLLENSMQALLKSNFNVTRHLQDHPRFGEFWKMLQAEYVLTCEVLQALSGQKHLLANNPQSRNSVLAREEIVLPLIAIQQFALQKLQDDALGMEEAETYRKLVLRAMFGIINAARNAA, encoded by the coding sequence ATGAACGTTGACACTCCCTCCGGGCTGCTTTTTCACACTTACAACAGCCTATTCTTGAGCCTACCCTTCAAAGGCATCCAACAAACGGGCACACACCTCGCGCTCTTTGCGGCACACTGCAAAGAAAAGTTTGAAGCAGGGGAAAGCCCCGTCGTCATCGTGGAGTCGTTTTGGGAAAGTTTCCCCAAAGAGGCGTCGGCTGAAAATGGGTTGATGGCGCTCCTGCTTTCCTTTGTGCAATACGCCGAACGCCAAGTCGTGCTGTTCGACTCCGTGGAGGATGCGCTGTTTGCTCAAACACACGACATGGGAGGCGTGGGGTCGTTGAAGCATCTGTTCACGCGCTTGGATTCGGTGCACTCAAAACAAAAACTGCTCGACAAAATTCGCAGCTACAGCCTTCGATTCGTTTTGACCGCTCACCCCACACAGTTTTATCCCGGCAAGGTGCTGGGCATCATCAATGACTTGGGCAAAGAGATACAAAGCCAGGATTTGGAACGTATCCGCCTGATGCTCATTCAGCTGGGGAAAACCTCTTTTCTCAATCGCGAAAAACCCACCCCCTACGATGAGGCCATCAGCCTCGGCTGGTACCTCGAAAATGTGCTTTACAGCACCCTGCCCGATGTCTTGTTCAGGCTCTTGAAAGGGCTGGGGCAGGATGTGCTCACGTTCGAAAACCCGCAACTGCTGGCACTTGGCTTCTGGCCGGGCGGCGACCGCGATGGCAACCCCTACGTCACTGCCGACATTACCGACTTGGTGGCTCAACGCCTGCGAGAGGGCACGCTCCGCTGCTACTACCGCGACATCCGGCAGCTTCGCCGACGATTGACTTTCCGCAGCGTGGAGGATTTCATCACCACCGCAGAAAGAAAAATCTATAACACGCTTTACAAACCCAATTCAGAGGAGGGGGCATTTTATCCCAATTGCGATGCGCTTTTGAGCGAGCTGGCTCAAGCTAGCGCGGCGCTGGAGAATGACCCCGATAGCGACAAGCTCGGCGATTTCAAAGACCGCCTCGACCGTTTCACGCTCAAAGTGAGAGTGTTCGGCTTTCATTTTGCCAGTCTCGATATTCGGCAAGATAGCCGCAAACACGGCGAAGTGTGGCATACGATTATGAAAACCAAAAACACGCGAGATGCCGACGAATATCAAAGCGGTGATGAGCCAACGAAGATTAACCGACTGCTGACGGCTCAATATCATCTCGACGAAAACGATTTTGCAGATTCGTTTGTGAAGGAAACAATCCGCTCGTTCCGCGTCATAGGAACCATACAGGCAAGAAATGGCGAGCTAGGCTGCCATCGTTACATCATCAGCAACTGTCAAAGTGCCCTGAACGTGATTGAGGTGCTTGCTCTGGCCAAACTCATCCTTCGCCCACACGTCCACGACCCTGTTCCCCTCGATGTCGTCCCGCTTTTCGAGACGATAGACGACCTGAAAGTTTGTGACGAAATCATGCGCACGCTTTACAGCAACCAGCACTACGCCAGCCATTTGGCGGCGCGGGGCAACATCCAACATATCATGCTCGGCTTCTCGGACGGCACCAAAGATGGGGGATACCTTCGAGCCAATTGGAGTATCTATCGCGCCAAGAAATCGCTCACACAGGTAAGCCGGGAGTTTGGCATCACCGCCATATTTTTTGATGGACGCGGGGGGCCACCGGGACGCGGCGGAGGCAACAACGCCAGCTACTATGCCGCGCAAGGCACCGATATTGAGAACCAAGCCATCCATGTGACGATACAGGGCCAAACGGTCAGCAGCACTTATGGTACGCGGGCATCGGCAGCCTACAACATCGAGCGACTACTGACGGCTGGGTTGGAAAATCATCTCTTCCCCAATGCGGAGCGAGTCCTTGACGAAGACGCTCGCCAGCTGCTCGACGAACTTGCCGACGAAGCTTACAAGGCTTATCTAAAACTGAAAAAACACCCGGAGTTTGTCGCCTATTTGGAAAATATGACCCCGCTGAAATGGTACGGCGATACCAACATTGCCAGTCGCCCCACCAAGCGAAAGGAAGAAGGGCATTTGAAGTTGGAGGATTTGCGAGCCATTCCGTTTGTGGGCGCTTGGGCGCAAATGAAGCAAAACGTGCCGGGCTACCACGGGGTGGGGGCTGCTATTCGGCAGCTTATGGAATCGAAAAAAGACGAGGTGCATCAGCTCTATCAACGCTCCCTCTTTTTCCGAACGCTGTTGGAGAACTCGATGCAGGCACTGTTGAAATCAAACTTCAACGTGACCCGGCATTTGCAAGACCACCCGCGATTTGGCGAGTTTTGGAAAATGCTGCAAGCTGAATATGTGCTGACCTGCGAAGTGCTTCAAGCACTTTCCGGCCAGAAACATTTGCTTGCCAACAACCCCCAATCGCGCAACAGCGTGCTGGCCCGCGAGGAAATTGTGTTGCCGCTCATCGCCATTCAACAGTTCGCATTACAAAAATTGCAGGATGACGCGCTGGGAATGGAAGAGGCCGAGACTTACAGAAAATTAGTGCTGCGCGCCATGTTTGGCATTATCAATGCGGCCCGCAATGCGGCGTAG
- a CDS encoding gliding motility-associated C-terminal domain-containing protein, with amino-acid sequence MTLTVIFRMFFQVGVLFRVGFALFVTLGFSALKEANAQFPNPVELNTGINTPVGSLDANWLVAYGDTAKATSAFVPAKVVGRCDASWPVGSPPSADWITYDFGSNCHHVSQGCLDLYFQREIILPATNACGVPVEESFCLNMDFFADNSVYQVTVNDVINFQYYNTTNPYNYNGVLHLQNIALCKGWTEGANTLLVHTRSCPTVAGLLAIGKRRNTPPKDFLGKNVVACSGEPVTLSSPFDHTIWFDGTVGKTKTVTSAGDYWAKIMDSEGCEITDTITVTYPVESYVPNAFSPNDDGENDCFSPFFSETNFDTFELSIFDRWGNLVFRTENVADCWDGKSKGKPCAPGVYIYFIFIKSGLCDRVLLSGDLTLFK; translated from the coding sequence ATGACACTAACAGTCATTTTTAGGATGTTTTTTCAGGTCGGGGTGTTATTCCGAGTGGGGTTTGCCTTGTTTGTGACGCTTGGTTTTTCAGCCTTGAAAGAGGCGAACGCCCAGTTTCCAAATCCAGTGGAATTGAATACTGGAATCAACACTCCGGTTGGCTCGTTGGATGCCAATTGGCTCGTCGCTTATGGCGACACGGCGAAAGCGACAAGCGCGTTCGTCCCGGCGAAAGTGGTGGGCAGATGCGATGCGAGTTGGCCTGTTGGTTCGCCACCTAGTGCCGACTGGATAACCTACGATTTTGGCTCCAACTGCCACCATGTCTCACAAGGATGTCTCGACCTGTATTTTCAGCGGGAAATCATCTTGCCAGCCACCAATGCCTGCGGGGTGCCGGTGGAAGAAAGCTTTTGCCTCAACATGGATTTTTTCGCGGACAACAGCGTGTATCAAGTTACTGTGAACGATGTCATCAATTTCCAGTACTACAACACGACGAATCCATACAACTATAATGGTGTGCTGCATTTGCAAAACATCGCGCTTTGCAAGGGCTGGACTGAGGGTGCCAATACCTTGCTCGTGCACACGAGAAGTTGCCCGACTGTTGCCGGGCTGCTGGCCATAGGGAAGCGTAGAAACACCCCGCCAAAGGATTTTTTGGGCAAAAACGTGGTCGCTTGCTCAGGTGAACCAGTCACATTGTCAAGCCCATTTGACCACACGATTTGGTTCGACGGCACAGTCGGAAAAACCAAAACCGTCACAAGTGCGGGTGACTATTGGGCAAAAATCATGGATTCGGAAGGCTGCGAAATCACGGACACCATCACGGTCACATATCCCGTCGAAAGTTATGTGCCCAACGCCTTCAGCCCCAACGACGACGGAGAAAATGACTGTTTTTCCCCCTTTTTCTCCGAAACAAACTTCGACACCTTCGAGCTCAGTATTTTTGACAGATGGGGCAATTTGGTGTTTCGCACCGAAAATGTCGCCGACTGCTGGGACGGGAAAAGCAAAGGCAAACCCTGTGCGCCGGGCGTGTACATCTACTTTATTTTCATAAAAAGCGGCCTTTGCGACCGAGTGCTGTTGTCAGGCGATTTGACCTTGTTCAAATGA
- a CDS encoding DUF1330 domain-containing protein gives MVFYTQLIYIKPGHEATFHQFEDIALPLLERYNGKLLLRCRPDKASFIETSYGRPYEIHLVSFESLEDFKNFANNPDRQSYLHLKEASVERVVLIEGKML, from the coding sequence ATGGTGTTTTATACCCAACTTATTTATATCAAACCGGGGCACGAGGCCACTTTTCATCAGTTTGAAGACATCGCTTTGCCCCTGCTGGAAAGGTACAACGGAAAACTGCTACTGCGTTGCCGCCCTGACAAGGCGAGTTTTATCGAGACGAGCTATGGGCGGCCTTATGAAATTCATCTCGTCTCGTTTGAGTCACTGGAAGATTTTAAAAACTTTGCGAACAACCCCGACCGTCAATCTTATCTGCACTTGAAAGAAGCATCCGTTGAGCGGGTGGTGCTGATAGAGGGAAAAATGCTTTGA
- a CDS encoding alpha-N-arabinofuranosidase: MGQTRIVLNADLGKDTISRHIYGHFSEHLGRCIYGGFYVGDTSKIPNRHGVRTDVAEALKKLKVPNLRWPGGCFADTYHWKDGVGNKAQRPTIVNTWWGGVTEDNSFGTHDFLDMCELIGAEPYLAGNVGSGTVQELAEWVQYVNFEGESPMSKWRRQNGRDKPWNVKYWGVGNEAWGCGGNMKAEWYANIYRQYATFMAGWSKGGILRIASGANSDDYHWTEVLMRDIPHNMLEGVALHHYSVIDWSPGKKSSATTFSEQEYFTTMKRALRMEELVQKHSTIMDKYDPAKKVALVVDEWGGWYEVEPGTNGAFLYQQNTLRDAMIAGVTLNIFNNHCDRVRMANLAQTINVLQAVILTEGEKMLLTPTYHVMEMYNIHQEALLLPLRIHTSDYILGDERLPAVSASASRDKGGMTHISLVNIDAHKTQEVTIELRGGKFSDISGRILSGERLQNHNTFDHPEKVKPAVFMQAALKENVATLKMPPFSVVVLSVR; encoded by the coding sequence GTGGGGCAAACACGCATAGTGCTCAATGCAGACCTAGGCAAAGACACCATCAGCCGCCACATCTATGGGCATTTTTCCGAACACTTGGGGCGCTGCATCTACGGCGGGTTTTATGTCGGTGACACCTCCAAAATCCCTAACCGACACGGTGTGCGCACAGACGTGGCAGAGGCTTTGAAAAAACTAAAAGTACCCAACCTGCGCTGGCCGGGTGGTTGTTTTGCCGACACCTACCACTGGAAGGACGGCGTGGGCAATAAGGCGCAGCGCCCGACTATCGTCAACACTTGGTGGGGCGGCGTGACGGAGGACAACAGTTTCGGCACCCACGACTTCCTCGACATGTGCGAACTGATTGGCGCGGAACCTTATCTCGCTGGCAACGTCGGCAGCGGCACGGTGCAGGAACTCGCCGAATGGGTGCAGTACGTCAACTTCGAGGGAGAAAGCCCTATGTCAAAATGGCGCAGGCAGAACGGTCGAGACAAACCTTGGAACGTCAAATACTGGGGTGTCGGCAACGAAGCGTGGGGCTGCGGGGGCAATATGAAAGCAGAATGGTACGCCAACATTTATCGGCAGTACGCCACCTTTATGGCTGGCTGGTCAAAAGGAGGAATTTTGCGCATCGCCTCGGGTGCCAATTCTGACGACTATCACTGGACAGAAGTGCTCATGCGCGATATCCCGCACAATATGCTCGAAGGCGTGGCGCTGCACCATTATTCGGTCATTGATTGGTCGCCCGGCAAAAAAAGCTCGGCGACAACATTTAGTGAGCAGGAGTATTTCACCACGATGAAACGCGCCCTGCGCATGGAGGAGTTGGTGCAAAAACACAGCACCATCATGGACAAATACGACCCTGCCAAAAAAGTGGCGCTCGTGGTGGACGAGTGGGGCGGCTGGTATGAGGTGGAGCCGGGCACAAACGGTGCTTTTTTATACCAGCAAAACACCCTCCGAGATGCCATGATAGCGGGTGTCACCCTCAATATCTTCAACAACCACTGTGACCGGGTGCGCATGGCCAATCTCGCCCAGACTATCAATGTACTGCAAGCGGTCATATTGACCGAGGGAGAAAAAATGCTGCTCACACCAACCTACCATGTCATGGAAATGTATAACATACATCAAGAGGCGCTGCTGCTGCCGCTTCGCATTCACACATCTGATTACATCTTGGGCGACGAACGCCTACCAGCCGTTTCCGCTTCTGCTTCCCGCGACAAAGGCGGTATGACACACATTTCTTTGGTCAACATAGATGCCCATAAAACACAAGAAGTAACAATTGAACTGCGTGGTGGCAAGTTTTCCGACATCTCAGGCAGGATATTGAGCGGTGAGCGCCTACAAAACCACAATACATTCGACCATCCCGAAAAGGTGAAACCAGCGGTTTTCATGCAAGCGGCATTGAAAGAGAATGTGGCGACACTTAAAATGCCACCTTTTTCTGTGGTGGTGTTGAGCGTTCGATAG
- a CDS encoding VOC family protein codes for MKILHTLLFLLPLQTLSAQINITGYNHVALAVKDIQESAKFYGEFLGLEKVEVPEHLKSIRAWFKIAPGQELHLLAGRTFPVTNNDPNLAHFSFTIPDADPVEGYLKEKNYPYLRQKRFDGASQIYIADPDGYFIELNEPKR; via the coding sequence ATGAAAATCCTCCACACCCTCCTCTTTCTTCTTCCCCTCCAAACCCTATCCGCCCAAATCAACATCACTGGCTACAACCACGTCGCGTTGGCAGTGAAAGATATTCAAGAAAGCGCCAAGTTCTACGGTGAGTTTCTTGGCCTCGAAAAGGTCGAGGTGCCAGAGCATTTGAAATCAATACGGGCGTGGTTCAAAATCGCACCGGGACAGGAATTGCACCTGCTCGCGGGGCGCACGTTCCCGGTGACGAACAATGACCCGAACCTTGCTCATTTCTCCTTCACCATACCCGATGCCGACCCAGTGGAGGGGTATTTGAAAGAGAAAAACTACCCATACCTTCGCCAAAAGCGATTCGATGGCGCTTCGCAAATCTACATCGCCGACCCGGATGGCTATTTCATCGAACTGAACGAGCCGAAAAGGTAG